One Stigmatopora nigra isolate UIUO_SnigA chromosome 1, RoL_Snig_1.1, whole genome shotgun sequence DNA segment encodes these proteins:
- the smim29 gene encoding uncharacterized protein smim29 isoform X1 → MDVKNYTSIMEKRRSSDITWMKRKRMRPEQQGDSLRRRPLHSILYIRKKRRLDRLRHQLLPIYSYDPSEEVNEAEQEMLWREDDTRENSWTDMALNISLERRTIACYHFRLFKVGQKVINNDALF, encoded by the exons GAGGAGCAGTGATATCACATGGATGAAAAGGAAAAGGATGAGGCCTGAACAGCAAGGGGACAGTTTGAGGAGAAGGCCACTGCACAGT ATCTTGTACATCCGCAAAAAACGAAG ACTTGACAGACTGCGCCATCAGCTGCTACCAATCTATTCATATGACCCATCTGAGGAGGTGAATGAAGCTGAACAAGAGATGCTTTGGCGAGAAGATGATACCAGA GAAAACAGCTGGACTGACATGGCTCTCAACATCAGTTTAGAGAGAAGAACAATTGCATGCTATCATTTTAG GTTGTTCAAGGTTGGGCAAAAAGTTATCAACAACGACGCCCTCTTCTGA
- the smim29 gene encoding small integral membrane protein 29 isoform X6, producing MNSTTPSPIINGDVAVGYVLISFIIITIIGIAVAVILYIRKKRRLDRLRHQLLPIYSYDPSEEVNEAEQEMLWREDDTRVVQGWAKSYQQRRPLLTKNA from the exons ATGAATAGTACCACCCCATCACCCATCATTAATGGGGATGTGGCGGTTGGCTATGTGTTGATttcattcatcatcatcaccatcatcggAATAGCTGTAGCGGTG ATCTTGTACATCCGCAAAAAACGAAG ACTTGACAGACTGCGCCATCAGCTGCTACCAATCTATTCATATGACCCATCTGAGGAGGTGAATGAAGCTGAACAAGAGATGCTTTGGCGAGAAGATGATACCAGA GTTGTTCAAGGTTGGGCAAAAAGTTATCAACAACGACGCCCTCTTCTGACCAAAAATGCTTGA
- the smim29 gene encoding uncharacterized protein smim29 isoform X3 produces the protein MRSSDITWMKRKRMRPEQQGDSLRRRPLHSILYIRKKRRLDRLRHQLLPIYSYDPSEEVNEAEQEMLWREDDTRENSWTDMALNISLERRTIACYHFRLFKVGQKVINNDALF, from the exons AT GAGGAGCAGTGATATCACATGGATGAAAAGGAAAAGGATGAGGCCTGAACAGCAAGGGGACAGTTTGAGGAGAAGGCCACTGCACAGT ATCTTGTACATCCGCAAAAAACGAAG ACTTGACAGACTGCGCCATCAGCTGCTACCAATCTATTCATATGACCCATCTGAGGAGGTGAATGAAGCTGAACAAGAGATGCTTTGGCGAGAAGATGATACCAGA GAAAACAGCTGGACTGACATGGCTCTCAACATCAGTTTAGAGAGAAGAACAATTGCATGCTATCATTTTAG GTTGTTCAAGGTTGGGCAAAAAGTTATCAACAACGACGCCCTCTTCTGA
- the smim29 gene encoding small integral membrane protein 29 isoform X2, with product MNSTTPSPIINGDVAVGYVLISFIIITIIGIAVAVILYIRKKRRLDRLRHQLLPIYSYDPSEEVNEAEQEMLWREDDTRENSWTDMALNISLERRTIACYHFRLFKVGQKVINNDALF from the exons ATGAATAGTACCACCCCATCACCCATCATTAATGGGGATGTGGCGGTTGGCTATGTGTTGATttcattcatcatcatcaccatcatcggAATAGCTGTAGCGGTG ATCTTGTACATCCGCAAAAAACGAAG ACTTGACAGACTGCGCCATCAGCTGCTACCAATCTATTCATATGACCCATCTGAGGAGGTGAATGAAGCTGAACAAGAGATGCTTTGGCGAGAAGATGATACCAGA GAAAACAGCTGGACTGACATGGCTCTCAACATCAGTTTAGAGAGAAGAACAATTGCATGCTATCATTTTAG GTTGTTCAAGGTTGGGCAAAAAGTTATCAACAACGACGCCCTCTTCTGA
- the smim29 gene encoding uncharacterized protein smim29 isoform X5, which yields MKRKRMRPEQQGDSLRRRPLHSILYIRKKRRLDRLRHQLLPIYSYDPSEEVNEAEQEMLWREDDTRENSWTDMALNISLERRTIACYHFRLFKVGQKVINNDALF from the exons ATGAAAAGGAAAAGGATGAGGCCTGAACAGCAAGGGGACAGTTTGAGGAGAAGGCCACTGCACAGT ATCTTGTACATCCGCAAAAAACGAAG ACTTGACAGACTGCGCCATCAGCTGCTACCAATCTATTCATATGACCCATCTGAGGAGGTGAATGAAGCTGAACAAGAGATGCTTTGGCGAGAAGATGATACCAGA GAAAACAGCTGGACTGACATGGCTCTCAACATCAGTTTAGAGAGAAGAACAATTGCATGCTATCATTTTAG GTTGTTCAAGGTTGGGCAAAAAGTTATCAACAACGACGCCCTCTTCTGA